From Acidothermus cellulolyticus 11B, a single genomic window includes:
- a CDS encoding AAA family ATPase yields MRLDSATVRRYRLHRDLTVEFDPSRTLITGDNETGKSTLVEAIHRALFLKATVTGSVLAEMRSHLYGSYPEVELRFTVGGDTYQLRKRFAGQQGTATLSQVGGRTWHGEEAEERLAELLGVEPTGGGRGIDKRLNAQWAHLWVWQGQGGEDPAQYTAAHNQQLLQQLQRVGGAVAMQSALDGRVAEHFAQLYDRLFTQTGKERAGSDLAAAKTAYEQARERFEQAALRLERVETAMSDFEHAEETIREAAASREDAQRQLQAVNEKLEKLTRLRDQEQAQARELAEIQGRLAAVEETDRKIREYQDQARKLQDDAVPLHAKLADADQRLRDVRDQVGRAQKIRDEAAEKARQARRIRDLAVAYERMLDAEQQHQALALRVAEIERHEQTIRERGSRLAQLPAIDRNDLEELQERDRERGEADARLTAAAPEIELLESSLPVRLGDRALSPGEPVRVLETTELTAGDLRVRIHPGRGENLASLRARIAELGREIQEKLDRWGLPGIAEAAAVVVQRQEIQQEIDRLQAAREALNPESTRAQFQEAEQRLIAARAERDRLQPTVGDGYAVPGNLEAARHQVDEAQQRVDEAEAGEQHAAGVLETLTAELAQLTADRESVEQSLRELQRQQHEADAAIRVLVEQAGDETQRRSHLQELHEAVQTLEKRLEETRAAIAELQPDLLDADRERLERVLHNAQESIRLSEQRRAAAHALLQTDGSTDPRAEYAHARAQLAEADERRKAAERYAAAVRLVHELFAAQQKQLAEHFSRPLAEKITTYLQPVFGPRVQAVAKFDGNDFKGVELVRPALDAALPFDALSGGTREQVAAAVRLAIAELLAADHDGTLPVVFDDAFANSDPHRIALLQRTLDLGARRGLQIIVLTCHGTSYSALGARHIELESPRAPADSRPVSVTDPAQ; encoded by the coding sequence ATGAGACTCGACTCCGCTACCGTCCGCCGCTATCGGCTGCACCGGGACCTCACGGTCGAATTCGACCCGTCGCGCACGCTGATTACCGGAGATAACGAGACCGGCAAGAGCACGCTGGTCGAGGCGATTCACCGCGCCCTCTTCCTCAAGGCCACTGTCACCGGCAGCGTCCTCGCGGAGATGCGGTCTCACCTGTACGGCAGCTATCCGGAGGTGGAACTCCGGTTCACCGTCGGCGGTGACACGTACCAGCTGCGCAAACGCTTCGCCGGCCAGCAAGGCACCGCAACCTTGAGCCAGGTCGGCGGCCGAACCTGGCACGGCGAAGAAGCCGAGGAACGGCTTGCCGAGCTGCTCGGCGTCGAACCCACCGGCGGCGGCCGGGGCATCGATAAACGGCTCAACGCCCAGTGGGCGCATCTGTGGGTCTGGCAGGGACAAGGCGGCGAGGATCCCGCCCAATACACGGCCGCCCACAACCAGCAACTCCTTCAGCAGCTGCAGCGCGTCGGCGGTGCGGTGGCCATGCAATCTGCCCTGGACGGCCGGGTCGCTGAGCATTTCGCGCAGCTGTACGACCGCCTGTTCACCCAGACCGGAAAGGAAAGAGCCGGGTCAGACCTGGCCGCCGCCAAAACCGCTTATGAGCAGGCCCGGGAGCGGTTCGAGCAGGCGGCGCTGCGCCTTGAGCGCGTCGAAACCGCGATGAGTGACTTCGAGCACGCCGAGGAAACCATCCGCGAGGCCGCCGCCAGCCGGGAGGACGCCCAGCGGCAACTCCAGGCGGTCAACGAAAAATTGGAGAAACTCACCAGACTGCGCGACCAGGAGCAGGCGCAGGCCCGTGAATTGGCCGAAATCCAGGGCCGGTTGGCGGCCGTTGAAGAGACCGACCGGAAAATCCGGGAGTACCAGGACCAGGCCCGAAAGCTGCAGGACGACGCCGTCCCCTTGCACGCCAAGCTGGCGGACGCCGACCAGCGCTTGCGCGATGTACGGGACCAGGTAGGCCGCGCGCAGAAAATCCGTGACGAGGCGGCGGAAAAAGCCCGGCAGGCCCGCAGAATCCGGGATTTGGCCGTTGCGTATGAACGGATGCTGGACGCCGAGCAGCAGCATCAGGCTCTCGCCCTGCGGGTGGCGGAGATCGAACGCCACGAGCAGACCATCCGGGAACGCGGCAGCCGGCTTGCCCAGCTCCCGGCCATTGACCGAAACGACCTGGAGGAGCTTCAGGAGCGCGATCGCGAGCGCGGCGAGGCCGACGCCCGTCTGACCGCAGCTGCGCCGGAAATTGAACTGCTCGAATCCTCCCTGCCCGTGCGGCTCGGCGACCGGGCGCTGTCGCCCGGGGAGCCGGTGAGAGTTCTAGAAACCACCGAATTGACAGCCGGCGACCTGCGGGTGCGCATTCACCCCGGCCGTGGGGAGAATCTCGCGTCCCTTCGGGCCCGGATCGCAGAACTCGGTCGCGAGATCCAGGAAAAGCTGGACCGATGGGGGCTGCCGGGGATCGCCGAAGCCGCTGCGGTTGTCGTGCAACGGCAAGAGATTCAGCAGGAGATCGACCGGCTGCAGGCGGCGCGTGAGGCGCTGAATCCGGAATCGACCCGGGCGCAATTCCAGGAGGCCGAGCAGCGCCTGATCGCCGCCCGGGCCGAACGGGACCGGCTGCAGCCAACCGTGGGCGACGGGTACGCCGTCCCGGGAAACCTTGAGGCCGCCCGGCACCAGGTTGACGAGGCACAACAGCGCGTGGATGAGGCCGAAGCCGGCGAGCAGCACGCCGCCGGCGTCCTGGAGACCCTGACCGCGGAGTTGGCGCAACTCACCGCGGATCGGGAGAGCGTCGAGCAATCGCTCCGGGAGCTCCAACGCCAACAACACGAAGCGGACGCCGCAATTCGCGTCCTCGTCGAACAAGCCGGCGACGAGACCCAGCGCCGCAGCCACCTCCAGGAATTGCACGAGGCGGTTCAGACCCTGGAAAAACGCCTCGAAGAAACCCGTGCTGCGATCGCCGAATTACAACCCGACCTTCTCGACGCGGATCGGGAACGCCTCGAGCGTGTCCTCCACAACGCCCAGGAAAGCATCCGGCTGTCGGAACAGCGGCGGGCCGCAGCCCACGCGCTCCTGCAGACCGACGGCAGCACGGATCCCCGCGCCGAATACGCCCACGCCCGGGCGCAGCTGGCTGAGGCCGATGAGCGGCGGAAGGCCGCGGAGCGTTACGCAGCCGCCGTCCGGCTGGTGCACGAACTCTTCGCCGCTCAGCAAAAACAGCTTGCCGAGCATTTCTCGCGGCCGCTGGCTGAAAAAATCACCACCTACCTTCAGCCCGTGTTCGGACCCCGCGTGCAGGCGGTGGCGAAATTCGACGGCAACGATTTCAAAGGCGTCGAGCTGGTTCGCCCGGCCCTGGACGCCGCGCTGCCGTTCGACGCGCTCAGCGGCGGGACACGCGAACAGGTGGCCGCCGCGGTACGCCTGGCGATCGCCGAACTGCTGGCGGCCGACCATGACGGCACGTTGCCCGTCGTCTTCGACGATGCCTTCGCCAATTCCGACCCGCACCGCATCGCGCTGCTGCAGCGCACCCTCGACCTCGGCGCCCGCCGCGGCCTCCAGATCATCGTTCTGACCTGCCACGGCACCTCCTATTCCGCGCTGGGGGCCCGGCACATCGAGCTCGAATCACCGAGAGCACCTGCGGATTCCCGCCCGGTGTCGGTG